The Streptomyces sp. B3I8 nucleotide sequence GGCAACGCTGGTTCGCCCCGCTGGCGGAGGGGCTGGTAGCCGTCGTGCACGGGCGGGGCACCACCGCGCTCGGCATCCTCGACCCGGAGACCGGCGAGGTCGTCGACGCGGCCGGACCCTGGAGCGAGTTCGCGCCCACGCTCGCCGTGCACGGCAGCCGGATCGTCGGCGTCGGCGCCGGCCCGCGCAGCGCGCCCGCGGTGATCGAACTCGACGCGCGCACCGGCCGCGCCCGGGTGATCGGCGCCGAACCCCACGACCCGGTGGACCCGGCGTACTACCCCGAGCCGCAGCTGCGCACCTTCACCGGGCCGGACGGGCGGGACGTCCACGCCCGCCTCTACCCGCCGCACAACCCCGGCTACACCGCACCCGGCGACGAGTTGCCGCCGTACGTGGTGTGGGCGCACGGCGGCCCCACCGGCAGGGCGCCCGTCGTCCTCGACCTGGGAATCGCCTACTTCACCTCGCGCGGCATCGGCGTCGCCGAGGTCGACTACGGCGGGTCGACGGGGTACGGGCGCGAGTACCGCGAGCGGCTGCGGGAACAGTGGGGCGTCGTCGACGTGGAGGACTGCGCGGCCGTCGCCCTCGCCCTCGCGGAGGAGGGCACCGCCGACCGGCGGCGGCTCGCCGTGCGGGGCGGCAGCGCGGGCGGCTGGACGGCGGCGGTGTCGCTGGCGACGACGGACGTGTACGCGTGCGGCACGATCTGCTATCCGGTGCTGGATCTCGTCGGCTGGGCGGAGGGCGGTACGCACGACTTCGAGTCGCGGTACCTGGACGGTCTGGTGGGGCCGTTGTCGGGGCCGGACGCCGTGCCGGGGCGGTACGCGGAGCGGTCGCCGGTGGAGCGGGCGGACGGGATCACGGTGCCGTTCCTGCTGCTGCAGGGGCTGGACGACGTGATCTGTCCGCCGGCGCAGTGCGAGCGGCTGCTGGAGCGGATGGCGGGGCGGGGGGTGCGGCACGCGTATCTGACGTTCGAGGGAGAGGCGCACGGGTTTCGCCGCGCCGAGACGACGGTGCGGGCGTTGGAGGCGGAACTGGGGCTGTACGCGGAGGTGTTCGGGTTGCCGGGGGTGCAGGCGCTCGAGCTGCGCGGCACGTGAGCGGTTTTCCTCGCCCCTCCGCCCTCACCCGTCCCGTCCCGTCCCTCAAGGGGAACCGCGCCACCGGGTGGCCCGCGCCGCGTCGTACAGTAACGGCGTGGCCGCCCGTTACCTTGCCGAAGGCACCCGCGTGGGGATACGCCCCTTCACCTACGACGACGCCGCCGAGTTCACCGGACGCGTCCGGGAGAGCAAGGCGCTGCACCACCCCTGGCTCTTCCCACCCGACACCACCCCCACCTACCGCGCCTACGCCGGCCGCCTCATCGAGGACCCCACCAAGGCCGGCTTCCTCGTCTGCGACCGCGACCACGACACCCTCGCCGGCTACATCAACATCAACAACATCGTCCACGGCGCCTTCCACAGCGGCGCCCTCGGCTACGGCGCCTTCGCCCACGCCGCCGGCCGCGGCCTGATGACCGAGGCGCTCCGCCTCGTCGTCACGCACGCCTTCACCACCCTCGGCCTGCACCGTCTGGAGATCAACGTCCAGCCCGGCAACGCCGCCTCCATCGCGCTGGCCCGCCGCTGCGGCTTCCGCCTTGAGGGTTACTCGCCCGACTTCCTGTTCATCGACGGCGCCTGGCGCGACCACCAACGCTGGGCCCTCACCGCCGAGATGACGCGGGACGGGACGGCCTTTGCCCAATCCTGACCGGAACGCCCCCTGGTCCGGGCGCCGACGGGCGGGTTCCATGACCGGGTGACGACGATCCGACGTGCCGCAGTGACCCTGCCCGCCGCCGACCTCGGCCCCGCCAACCCCCTGCCGCCCCTCCTCCCGCTCGACGAGGCCCACCACGTGGACGAGCGGGACCTCGTGGGGACACCGCGCGACATGGCCCGGCAGATCCGCTGCGCACCCCTCGACAGCGTCCTGCCCACCCCCCTGTACGACGGCTACGACAGGCGGCGCGCACCGCGCGCCTTCGACGCCCTGGTGCTGGAGAACGACCGGCTGCGCGCGACGGTCCTGCCCGGCCTCGGGGGACGCGTCGTCTCCCTCGTCCACCTGCCCACCGGACGCGAACTGCTCTACCGCAACCCGGTGTTCCAGCCCGCCAACTTCGCGCTCAACGGCGCCTGGTTCTCCGGCGGCATCGAGTGGAACATCGGCGCCACCGGCCACACCACCCTCTCCTGCGCGCCCCTGCACGCCGCCCGCGTCACCGCGCCCGACGGCGGCGAGATGCTGCGGCTGTGGGAGTGGGAACGGCTGCGCGACCTGCCCTTCCAGGTCGACCTGTGGCTGCCGGACGGCTCCGACTTCCTCTACGTCGGGGTCCGTGTCCGCAACCCGCACGACCGGCCCGCGCCCGTGTACTGGTGGTCCAACATCGCGGTCCCCGAGGAGTGCCGGGTCCTCGCCCCCGCCGACGAGGCCTGGCTCCCCCACTTCGGGGGAGGTACCCCCATCGGCCACGAACGCCGGCTGCGCCGGGTCCCGGTGCCCGAGTGGGAGGGCGCCGACCGCTCGTACCCGCTGAACAGCCCCCACGCGGCGGACTACTTCTACGAGCTGCCCGACGACGCCCGCCGCTGGATCGCCGCCCTCGACGGCACCGGACGCGGCCTGGTGCAGACCTCCACCGCGGTGCTGCGCGGCCGCAAGCTGTTCGTGTGGGGTTCCCGGCCGGGCGGCCGCCGCTGGCAGGACTGGCTCACCGAACCCGGCACCGGCGGCTACTGCGAGATCCAGGCGGGGCTGGCACGCACCCAGCTCGAACACGTACCCCTCGCCGAGCGGGGCGAGTTCACCTGGCTGGAGGCGTACGGGCCGCTGCACGCCGACGCGGGCGCCGTGCACGGCGCCGACTGGGCAGGGGCGCGCACGGAGGTGGAGCGGCGGCTCGACGAGGCGCTGCCGCGGACGCGGGTGACGGCGGCGTACGAGGCGTGGCTGGCCTGCGCGGACGCCGAGCCCGGCGAGGTGCTCGCCGTCGGCTCCGGCTGGGGCGCGCTCGAAGTGCTGCGCGCGGGGGAGAAGCTGCCGGGCACGCCGTTCGAGGAGAGCACCCTGACCGAGGCGCAGGAGCCGTGGCTGCATCTGTTGCGGTCGGGGGAGCTGCCGGAGCCGGACGAGCCGGGACCGCCCGGGGAGAGCCTGGTCGCGGCGCACTGGCGCGACCTGCTGGAGACCGCCGTCGCGCGGCCGTCGACCGAGTACCACCTCGGTGTCGCCCAGTGGCACGCCGGCGACCGGGCGCAGGCCGTGCGGAGCTGGGAACGGGCGCTGCCGCGCGCGTCCGTCCGCTGGCCGCTGCTGCGCTGCCTCGCCGTCGCCGACCGGGCGGCGGGGGACGGCGAGCGTGCCGCCGTGCGTTACGGGGAGGCGTTCGACGACCTGTGCGAGGGGTCCGCCGACGGCGCGGGCGCCGCCGCCCTCGTCGCCCTGGGGCGGGAGACGCTGGAGGCCCTGCTCGACGCAGGGCGCGTGTCGACGGCGCGCTCCGTCTGGGAGCGGCTGCCCCGAGGGGTGCGCGAACGGGGGCGGTTCAGACTGCTCGGGGCGCGGCTGCTGCTCGCCGAGGGGGACCCGGCGGGGGCGCGGACCGTGTTCGACGACGGAGACGGGGTCGAGGTGGCCGACCTGCGGGAGGGCGAGGAAGTCCTCGGTGAGCTGTGGGCGCGGCTCACGGACGAGCCGCTGCCCGCGCGGTACGACTTCCGGATGCGGCCGGACGGCGACTGAGGAGGGTCGGGGGCGGCGCGGGGGTCCCCGGCGCCGCCCGGTCGTCGGTCGTCGGGCGTTGTCCGCCGGTCAGGAGGCGGTGAAGCGGTCCACGTACTCGAAGATCGAGCCGTCGGGGTGGCGGACGATCATGTTGCGGCCGGCCGGGGTGGGGACCGGTCCGGCGATGATCTGCGCGCCCAGGGCGGCGAGTTCGCGGTGGGCCTCCTCCACGTCCTTCACCGCGATGGTCGCGGTGACCTTGCGGAGGATCTCCAACTCCGCCTCGGGGCCGCTCATCAGGAGGAAGAATCCGATCGCGGCGACCTTGACGCCACCACGCTCGTTGCGCAGCGCGGGGGCGCCGGCGATCCTCTCGTAGAACGGGATCGACGTTTCCAGGTCGTCGACGCAGATGCGCAGCGTGGCTCCCATAATCTCCATGGCCGACAGGGTAGTTGGCGGAGCGGGAGCCCGGTTCCCCGGTGGGGGGAGGCCGTGCCGTGCCGGTCAGGCGTGGGCGGGCGGCTGGTCCTTGTAGCGAAGGGCCCACAGCTGCCAGGACCCGCCCACGTCCTTGCAGCAGTAGTTCTGCCACCCCTCCGAGAAGAGCTCCGGTCCCCCGCTCTCGCACTGGCGGAACTGGCTCGCGCCGCCGACCCACTCGTAATCCCGGATGTCGACGAGGGGACCGGAGGCGGACGCCGTGCCCGCGGCCGGCGGAATGACGGTTGCCGCGCCGATGACCACCGCGGCGGCGATACGGGAACGCAACGTTCTCATGTGACTCTCCGCGGGGACGGGAACTACCCGTGGCAAGAGGGAAGATCCACAACGGCGGTCGCGGGCGCCCGGGGAGATCCGGTGAAGGCCCGCCCCCGCCTCCACGGGCCCCCGTTCACCCCTGTAGTCGCGGCAGCACCTTCGTGCGGTAGAAGTCGAAGAAGCCCCGCTGGTCGGGGCCGATCTGGTTGACGTAGACGCGGTCGAAGCCGGCGTCGGCGAACGCCTTCAGGGCCTGGACGTGCTCGTCCGGGTCGTCGCCGCACACCCGGTTCTCGCGCACCATGTCCTCGGTCACCAGCGGCTTCAACTGCTCGTAGTGCTTGGGGGAGGGGAGCACCTGGCCCATCTCGCCGGGGAGCTGCTCGTTGAACCACAGGTCGCGGACCGTGCGGACGGCCTCGTCCCAGTCGGAGCCGTAACAGACCTTCGTGCCGCCGCTCACCGGCTTCGTGCCGCCGCCGCCCTTGCGGAACTGCTCCACCATCGACTCGTCCGGCATCATCGTGATGTAGCCGTCCCCGATCCGTGCGGCGAGCGACGTGGCCGCCGGGCCGAAGCCGGAGATGTCGATGGGCACCGGCTCGTCGGGGACCGTGTACAGGCGGGCGTTCTCCACCGTGTAGTGCGTGCCGTGGTGGTTGACCTCCTCGCCGGTGAACAGCCGGCGCATCACCTGGACGGCCTCCTCCAGCATCTCCATCCGTACGTGCGCAGGCGGCCAGGCATCCCCGAGGATGTGTTCGTTGAGCGCCTCGCCGGTGCCGACGCCCAGCCGGAAGCGGCCCTCGGTCATCACCGCGCTGGTCGCCGCGGCCTGCGCGATCACCGCCGGGTGTGTCCGCACCGTCGGGCAGGTCACCGCCGTCTGGACGGGCAGCGACACCGCCTCCGAGAGCGCCCCGATGACCGACCACACGAACGGGCTCTGCCCCTGCGCGTCGTGCCACGGGTGGTAGTGGTCCGAGATCCACAGCGACTGGAAGCCGGCCTGCTCGGCCATCCGCGCCTGGTCGACCAGTGCGGCGGGGCCGTGCTCCTCGCAGGAGAGGAAATAGCCGTACTCGGGCATGGGGCACCTCCGCGACAGGTGGATCGGTCGTCCGTTCGGGTAACCGTCCCGCATACCGCGAAACGCGGACCCGCCGCGGCCGGTCCACGTTTGGCAGCCCTGACCAGGGGGACGCGGGAAGTTCGAGCACCGCGCATCGGACCACTTGCCCAAGCCGACCACCGCCGGAGGCGAAACGTGAGTCGACCCCGCATTCTGATCGTCGGAGCCGGGTTCGCCGGCTACCGGACCGCCCGCACGCTGTCCAAGCTGGCCCGGGACAAGGCCGACATCACCCTGCTCAACCCGACGGACTACTTCCTCTACCTGCCCCTGCTGCCACAGGTGTCCGCCGGCATCCTGGAGGCCCGCCGCGTCACCGTCTCCCTCTCCGGCACCCTGCCCAAGGTGAAGCTGGTGCTCGGCGAGGCCGAC carries:
- a CDS encoding prolyl oligopeptidase family serine peptidase, with the translated sequence MVHTLPHGTWPSPLDAATAAAHDGRPDHVGFVGDEPWWTEPRPTEGGRRTLVRRTADGRAESVLPAPWNVRSRVHEYGGHPWAGTTRPEGPLVVFSEGADQRLYAHEPDVAGAGPRPLTPLSSLTRGGGGLRWVNPVIRAERGEVWCVLEEFTGDGPSDVRRVPVAVPLDGSAAEDRAAVRELTAARHRFVTGPRPSPDGRRAAWLAWDHPRMPWDGTQLLVADIGDDGVLHDPRTVAGGPEESIAQADWAADGTLLYVSDRSGWWNPYRLDDTGRHHELCPREEEFGGPLWTVGQRWFAPLAEGLVAVVHGRGTTALGILDPETGEVVDAAGPWSEFAPTLAVHGSRIVGVGAGPRSAPAVIELDARTGRARVIGAEPHDPVDPAYYPEPQLRTFTGPDGRDVHARLYPPHNPGYTAPGDELPPYVVWAHGGPTGRAPVVLDLGIAYFTSRGIGVAEVDYGGSTGYGREYRERLREQWGVVDVEDCAAVALALAEEGTADRRRLAVRGGSAGGWTAAVSLATTDVYACGTICYPVLDLVGWAEGGTHDFESRYLDGLVGPLSGPDAVPGRYAERSPVERADGITVPFLLLQGLDDVICPPAQCERLLERMAGRGVRHAYLTFEGEAHGFRRAETTVRALEAELGLYAEVFGLPGVQALELRGT
- a CDS encoding GNAT family N-acetyltransferase, whose translation is MAARYLAEGTRVGIRPFTYDDAAEFTGRVRESKALHHPWLFPPDTTPTYRAYAGRLIEDPTKAGFLVCDRDHDTLAGYININNIVHGAFHSGALGYGAFAHAAGRGLMTEALRLVVTHAFTTLGLHRLEINVQPGNAASIALARRCGFRLEGYSPDFLFIDGAWRDHQRWALTAEMTRDGTAFAQS
- a CDS encoding DUF5107 domain-containing protein, coding for MTTIRRAAVTLPAADLGPANPLPPLLPLDEAHHVDERDLVGTPRDMARQIRCAPLDSVLPTPLYDGYDRRRAPRAFDALVLENDRLRATVLPGLGGRVVSLVHLPTGRELLYRNPVFQPANFALNGAWFSGGIEWNIGATGHTTLSCAPLHAARVTAPDGGEMLRLWEWERLRDLPFQVDLWLPDGSDFLYVGVRVRNPHDRPAPVYWWSNIAVPEECRVLAPADEAWLPHFGGGTPIGHERRLRRVPVPEWEGADRSYPLNSPHAADYFYELPDDARRWIAALDGTGRGLVQTSTAVLRGRKLFVWGSRPGGRRWQDWLTEPGTGGYCEIQAGLARTQLEHVPLAERGEFTWLEAYGPLHADAGAVHGADWAGARTEVERRLDEALPRTRVTAAYEAWLACADAEPGEVLAVGSGWGALEVLRAGEKLPGTPFEESTLTEAQEPWLHLLRSGELPEPDEPGPPGESLVAAHWRDLLETAVARPSTEYHLGVAQWHAGDRAQAVRSWERALPRASVRWPLLRCLAVADRAAGDGERAAVRYGEAFDDLCEGSADGAGAAALVALGRETLEALLDAGRVSTARSVWERLPRGVRERGRFRLLGARLLLAEGDPAGARTVFDDGDGVEVADLREGEEVLGELWARLTDEPLPARYDFRMRPDGD
- a CDS encoding VOC family protein, whose protein sequence is MEIMGATLRICVDDLETSIPFYERIAGAPALRNERGGVKVAAIGFFLLMSGPEAELEILRKVTATIAVKDVEEAHRELAALGAQIIAGPVPTPAGRNMIVRHPDGSIFEYVDRFTAS
- a CDS encoding LLM class F420-dependent oxidoreductase; translated protein: MPEYGYFLSCEEHGPAALVDQARMAEQAGFQSLWISDHYHPWHDAQGQSPFVWSVIGALSEAVSLPVQTAVTCPTVRTHPAVIAQAAATSAVMTEGRFRLGVGTGEALNEHILGDAWPPAHVRMEMLEEAVQVMRRLFTGEEVNHHGTHYTVENARLYTVPDEPVPIDISGFGPAATSLAARIGDGYITMMPDESMVEQFRKGGGGTKPVSGGTKVCYGSDWDEAVRTVRDLWFNEQLPGEMGQVLPSPKHYEQLKPLVTEDMVRENRVCGDDPDEHVQALKAFADAGFDRVYVNQIGPDQRGFFDFYRTKVLPRLQG